Proteins encoded together in one Ipomoea triloba cultivar NCNSP0323 chromosome 4, ASM357664v1 window:
- the LOC116017091 gene encoding germin-like protein subfamily 1 member 17 gives MAISFLVTLSIFAFTCSIAYAYDPSPLQDFCVAVTDPQHAVFMNGRVCKDPKLATADDFFASGLNGIGTAVFPGLSVSVNVADVNRIPGLNTLGLTVVLAEVGPGGLIPPHTHPRSCEFIMVTQGSAYVGFVAVDPRNGLKNRLFAKTLKAGDVFVIPQGLIHFMHNVGVGNATFFTAYNSQNPGLITIANEMFGTDPAISGDVLSKAFRIDKESVKHIQAKFASVS, from the exons ATGGCCATTAGTTTCCTAGTAACCTTATCCATTTTTGCTTTTACTTGTTCAATTGCTTATGCTTATGATCCAAGCCCTCTCCAAGACTTCTGCGTTGCAGTAACTGATCCCCAACATGCTG tttTCATGAACGGAAGGGTGTGTAAGGATCCGAAACTTGCGACGGCGGATGATTTCTTCGCTTCTGGTCTAAACGGTATTGGGACGGCGGTGTTTCCGGGGCTGAGCGTGTCGGTAAACGTGGCGGACGTGAACCGCATACCGGGGCTCAACACCCTGGGGCTCACGGTGGTTCTTGCGGAGGTTGGACCTGGGGGTCTGATTCCACCTCACACGCATCCTCGTTCTTGCGAGTTCATCATGGTCACGCAGGGCAGCGCCTACGTAGGATTTGTGGCCGTTGATCCGAGGAATGGCCTGAAGAATCGGCTGTTTGCGAAGACGCTGAAGGCCGGAGATGTTTTTGTGATCCCGCAGGGGCTTATCCACTTTATGCACAACGTTGGAGTCGGCAACGCCACGTTTTTTACGGCTTATAATAGCCAGAATCCGGGGTTGATTACTATTGCCAATGAAATGTTTGGGACGGATCCGGCCATATCCGGGGATGTTCTGTCCAAAGCTTTTAGAATTGATAAGGAATCTGTCAAACATATCCAAGCAAAGTTCGCCTCAGTTAGTTAG
- the LOC116014858 gene encoding germin-like protein subfamily 1 member 17, which produces MATGFLVALTIVALTCSVAYAYDPSPLQDFCVAVNDPRHAVFMNGRVCKDPKLATADDFFASGLDAIGTPAFPGLSVSVNVADVNRIPGLNTLGLTVVRAELGPAGLIPPHTHPRSSEFILVVQGTAYVGFVAVDPANRGKNRLFEKTLKGGDVFVIPQGLIHFMYNVGGGNATLFTAFNSQNPGVITIANELFGSDPGISEDVLSKAFRIDKESVQHIQAKFSSVGYVN; this is translated from the exons ATGGCCACTGGTTTCCTAGTAGCCTTAACCATTGTTGCTTTAACTTGTTCAGTTGCTTATGCTTATGATCCAAGCCCTCTCCAAGACTTCTGCGTTGCAGTAAATGATCCCCGGCATGCTG tttTCATGAACGGAAGAGTGTGTAAGGATCCGAAACTTGCGACGGCGGATGATTTCTTCGCTTCTGGTCTGGACGCTATTGGGACGCCGGCGTTTCCCGGGCTGAGCGTGTCGGTGAACGTGGCGGATGTGAACCGGATACCCGGGCTCAACACGCTGGGGCTCACGGTGGTTCGGGCGGAGCTTGGACCGGCCGGTTTGATTCCACCTCACACGCATCCTCGTTCTTCTGAGTTCATCCTGGTCGTGCAGGGCACGGCCTACGTAGGATTTGTGGCCGTTGATCCCGCGAATCGCGGGAAGAATCGGCTGTTTGAGAAGACGCTGAAGGGCGGAGATGTTTTTGTGATCCCGCAGGGGCTTATCCACTTTATGTACAACGTTGGAGGCGGCAATGCTACGCTCTTTACGGCTTTCAATAGCCAGAACCCGGGGGTGATCACCATTGCAAATGAGTTGTTTGGGTCGGATCCGGGCATATCCGAGGATGTTCTGTCCAAAGCTTTCAGGATTGATAAGGAATCTGTCCAACATATTCAAGCAAAATTCTCTTCAGTTG GCTATGTAAATTAA
- the LOC116015031 gene encoding putative germin-like protein subfamily 1 member 9 has product MAFHLTLTLAIIALVSSFAHAYDPSPLQDFCVAANDPKATIFINGRVCKDPKLVTPEDFFTTGLNTSTLPAAFPGSTFSSASINNIPALNTLGLTLVRNDYVVGSVVPPHIHPRASELAIVLEGTFYFGFVTADPSDPTKNRVHAKTYNVGDVFVTPQGLIHFGANIGSGNGSTYAVFNSQSPGFNFVSDQLFRSDPLILDDVLAKSFRVDEKVIKQIRAQFS; this is encoded by the exons aTGGCCTTTCACTTGACATTAACCTTAGCCATTATTGCTTTAGTTTCTTCATTTGCTCATGCCTATGATCCAAGCCCTCTTCAAGACTTCTGTGTTGCGGCAAATGACCCCAAAGCCACTA TTTTTATTAATGGAAGAGTTTGCAAAGACCCAAAGCTTGTAACTCCAGAAGATTTCTTCACAACAGGTCTTAATACTTCCACATTACCCGCGGCGTTCCCGGGCTCAACATTTAGTTCGGCTAGTATTAACAATATACCTGCATTAAATACACTCGGTCTCACTTTGGTTCGCAATGACTATGTGGTTGGTTCCGTTGTTCCACCCCACATTCACCCTCGAGCATCTGAGCTTGCCATCGTTTTGGAAGGTACTTTCTACTTCGGATTTGTAACCGCTGATCCAAGCGATCCGACAAAAAATCGAGTCCATGCAAAAACGTACAACGTTGGAGATGTTTTTGTTACCCCTCAAGGACTTATTCACTTTGGGGCTAACATTGGATCTGGAAATGGAAGTACTTATGCGGTTTTCAATAGCCAAAGTCCTGGGTTTAATTTTGTATCGGATCAGCTTTTTAGATCTGACCCACTCATCTTAGATGATGTGTTGGCTAAATCTTTTCGTGTGGATGAGAAAGTGATAAAGCAAATTAGAGCACAATTCTCTTAG
- the LOC116014696 gene encoding germin-like protein subfamily 1 member 17: protein MAIHTTLTLAIISLVSSFAHAYDPNPLQDFCVASNDPKATIFVNGRACKDPKLVTAEDFFTSGLNTTKFPAFAGSTYSAASINEIPGLNTLGLTLIRNDFAPNSVTPPHIHPRAAELVLILEGSVYFGFVTVDPSDRTKNRVYANTYNAGDVFVTPQGLIHFGANIGTGNVSTIAVFNSQDPGFNFVPDQLFGSNPPILDDDVLSKAFRVDKKVISQIRAKFS from the exons ATGGCGATTCACACGACATTAACCTTAGCCATtatttctttagtttcttcatttGCTCATGCCTATGATCCAAACCCTCTTCAAGACTTCTGTGTTGCATCAAATGACCCCAAAGCCACAA TTTTTGTGAATGGAAGGGCGTGCAAAGACCCAAAGCTTGTAACAGCAGAAGATTTCTTCACCTCAGGTCTTAATACTACCAAGTTTCCAGCGTTCGCCGGTTCAACATATAGTGCGGCTAGTATTAACGAAATACCTGGACTTAATACCCTCGGCCTCACTTTGATCCGCAATGATTTTGCACCAAATAGCGTCACTCCACCCCACATTCACCCTCGAGCAGCTGAGCTTGTCCTCATCTTAGAAGGAAGTGTCTACTTCGGGTTTGTGACCGTTGATCCAAGTGACAGAACCAAAAATCGTGTTTATGCAAACACGTACAACGCTGGAGATGTTTTTGTCACCCCACAAGGTCTCATTCACTTTGGGGCTAACATTGGAACTGGAAATGTAAGTACTATTGCAGTTTTTAATAGTCAAGATCCTGGGTTTAATTTTGTACCAGACCAGCTCTTTGGATCAAATCCACCAATCTTGGATGATGATGTGTTGTCCAAAGCTTTCAGAGTGGATAAGAAAGTGATAAGTCAAATTAGAGCAAAATTCTCTTAG